In Persephonella sp. IF05-L8, the following are encoded in one genomic region:
- the serS gene encoding serine--tRNA ligase — translation MLDIKLIRTKPDYVKERLATRDKVYAKMIDELLDIDEERRSIIKEVEQIKAEKNKLSKEIGQLFREGKKEEAEKAKEEVHAKNKKIEQLEKELKEIESRFNRLLLSIPNIPHPTVPVGEDEEDNVEVRRWGEPRKFDFEPVPHWEIGEKLGILDFERGAKLSGSRFTVMYDKAARLERALINFMLDLHTKEYGYTEVWSPVLVKPEILTGTGQLPKFEEDLYKICDEDLYLLPTAEVSLTNLHANEILKEEDLPKYYTAYTPCFRREAGSHGKDVRGILRQHQFDKVELVKIVKPENSYLELEKLVNEAEKVLQLLELPYRVVELCTGDLGFSAAKTYDIEVWIPSQNRYREISSCSNTEDFQARRAKIRYKDKEGKNQFVHTLNGSGLAVGRTLLAIMENYQTKDRDFEIPEVLKKYM, via the coding sequence ATGCTGGACATAAAGCTTATAAGAACAAAACCTGATTATGTAAAAGAAAGACTGGCCACAAGGGATAAAGTTTATGCAAAAATGATTGATGAGCTTCTTGATATTGATGAGGAAAGAAGAAGCATAATAAAAGAAGTAGAACAAATAAAAGCAGAGAAAAACAAGCTTTCAAAGGAGATAGGTCAGTTATTTAGGGAAGGTAAAAAAGAAGAAGCCGAGAAAGCAAAAGAAGAAGTCCATGCAAAAAATAAAAAGATAGAGCAGCTGGAAAAAGAGCTAAAAGAAATAGAAAGTAGGTTCAACAGACTGCTGCTTAGTATCCCTAATATCCCCCATCCTACTGTTCCTGTTGGCGAAGATGAGGAAGATAATGTTGAAGTTCGCAGATGGGGCGAGCCACGGAAATTTGATTTTGAGCCGGTGCCCCACTGGGAGATAGGGGAAAAACTTGGAATTCTGGATTTTGAAAGGGGAGCAAAGCTTTCAGGCTCCAGATTTACAGTTATGTATGATAAGGCTGCCAGATTAGAAAGAGCCTTGATAAACTTTATGCTTGACCTTCATACAAAAGAGTACGGCTATACAGAAGTATGGTCTCCAGTTCTGGTGAAACCTGAGATACTTACAGGAACAGGTCAGCTTCCAAAATTTGAGGAAGATTTATATAAAATATGCGATGAGGATTTATATCTGCTTCCAACAGCAGAGGTTTCCCTTACAAACCTTCATGCAAATGAGATACTGAAAGAAGAAGATTTACCTAAGTATTACACAGCTTATACTCCATGTTTTCGGAGAGAAGCAGGTTCACACGGTAAAGATGTGAGGGGTATTCTCAGACAACACCAGTTTGATAAGGTTGAGCTGGTAAAAATAGTCAAACCGGAAAATTCATATCTTGAACTGGAAAAGCTGGTTAATGAAGCAGAGAAAGTATTGCAACTGCTGGAACTTCCCTACAGAGTTGTGGAACTTTGCACAGGTGATTTAGGATTTTCAGCTGCAAAAACTTATGATATAGAAGTATGGATACCTTCCCAGAATAGATACAGGGAAATATCATCCTGTTCAAATACAGAGGATTTTCAGGCCAGAAGAGCGAAAATCAGATATAAAGATAAAGAGGGCAAAAATCAGTTTGTCCATACATTAAACGGCTCAGGCCTTGCCGTCGGTAGAACACTCCTTGCCATAATGGAAAATTATCAGACCAAGGACAGAGATTTTGAAATACCTGAAGTGCTGAAAAAATACATGTAG
- a CDS encoding glucose-6-phosphate isomerase produces the protein MIRIDYTNVMAEVIGERDGILREELLSFRHFVVETHSIIQKEKERKFYFCKLPYQDTEEIKEYAKHIRENFEYFVLIGIGGSSLGAKMLFESLTDLNYNLKNNPKFFVLENVDPSVFASVLEQIDIRKTCFNVVTKSGSTVETIANFSIILSMLKEELGDRYKEHLVFTTDPEKGFLRKLGNQEGIKMFDIPPKVGGRFSVLSPVGLLPAAVVGIDIDELLSGARKMDLICSIEEHVEHNPAYLIALTHYIANMRRGKTISVMMPYAEKLSSFVDWYRQLWAESLGKDGLGQTPVKAIGTIDQHSQIQLYREGIRDKIITFIQIEETEQDFKIPEDLPEDISYLSGHSLHEILNKELLGTKAALIKSKVPNITISMDKISAYNIGMMIYMYELATGFSGYLYKINPFDQPAVEEGKNFTYALMGRKGYEEKLEEFKELYKEKYKIEIQ, from the coding sequence TTGATAAGAATTGACTACACCAATGTGATGGCCGAGGTTATCGGAGAAAGAGATGGTATTCTCAGAGAAGAGCTACTTTCATTTAGACATTTTGTTGTTGAAACCCATTCAATAATCCAGAAGGAAAAAGAAAGAAAATTTTATTTTTGTAAATTGCCTTATCAGGACACAGAGGAAATAAAAGAATATGCAAAGCATATAAGAGAGAATTTTGAGTATTTTGTTCTTATAGGTATAGGTGGTTCATCTCTTGGAGCTAAAATGCTTTTTGAGAGCTTAACAGACCTGAATTACAACCTGAAAAATAACCCTAAATTTTTTGTTCTTGAAAATGTTGACCCATCTGTTTTTGCTTCAGTTTTAGAGCAGATAGACATTAGAAAAACCTGTTTTAATGTGGTAACAAAATCAGGTTCAACTGTGGAAACCATTGCTAACTTCTCAATAATACTATCTATGCTGAAAGAAGAGCTTGGGGATAGATATAAAGAGCATCTTGTTTTTACCACAGACCCGGAAAAGGGATTTTTACGTAAACTGGGAAATCAAGAAGGTATCAAGATGTTTGATATTCCACCTAAAGTAGGTGGTAGATTTTCTGTTTTATCTCCTGTTGGTCTTCTTCCTGCCGCAGTTGTAGGAATAGATATAGATGAGCTGTTGTCAGGTGCCAGGAAAATGGACTTGATATGCTCTATAGAGGAGCATGTTGAACATAATCCGGCTTATCTGATAGCCCTTACCCATTATATAGCCAATATGAGAAGAGGAAAAACTATTTCTGTGATGATGCCTTATGCAGAAAAATTATCATCTTTTGTGGACTGGTATAGGCAGCTATGGGCAGAAAGCCTGGGTAAGGATGGCCTTGGGCAAACACCAGTTAAAGCAATAGGAACCATAGACCAGCATTCACAGATACAGCTTTACAGAGAAGGTATCAGAGATAAAATCATTACGTTTATACAGATAGAAGAAACGGAACAAGACTTTAAAATTCCAGAGGATTTACCGGAGGATATATCCTATTTATCCGGACACTCTCTTCATGAGATTTTAAATAAAGAACTGCTTGGAACAAAAGCCGCTTTAATAAAAAGCAAAGTGCCGAATATTACCATATCCATGGACAAGATTTCTGCTTACAACATAGGAATGATGATTTATATGTATGAGCTGGCAACAGGATTTTCAGGTTATTTATACAAGATTAATCCATTTGACCAGCCTGCTGTTGAAGAAGGTAAGAACTTTACCTATGCCCTTATGGGAAGAAAAGGCTACGAAGAAAAATTAGAAGAATTCAAAGAACTATACAAAGAAAAATATAAAATAGAAATCCAGTAG
- a CDS encoding site-specific DNA-methyltransferase: protein MNNWAKIIIGDSRKMLEIKDNSVQLIVTSPPYWSIKNYGKENQIGYGQTLHEYLKDLYRVWKETYRVLEPGRRLIINIGDQFARSIIYGRYKIIPLHAEVIAQCEDIGFDYMGSIIWQKKTTMNTTGGANVMGSYPYPPNGMIEIDYEHILIFKKPGKSKKVDKEIKEKSKLSKEEWKEYFSGHWYFAGARQIEHQAMFPEELPKRIIKMFSFVGETVLDPFLGSGTTAKVALELNRNAIGYEINEDFLKIIKQKLPFNRLDKTDKKIEIIKRKNLPVLEPVYYIPRIKDAKPVIEPEKLKFGKNEFYKVVEILDDGRLKLNTGLIVKFRGIIIKNLEDTISYLKQYVLKKNIYLKFDKGYKMDDKDFVEAYVYLKNKIFVNAYLLKEGFASVDINSEFDLKNKFIKLANYIKV from the coding sequence ATGAACAATTGGGCTAAAATAATAATAGGCGATAGCCGTAAAATGTTAGAGATTAAAGATAATTCCGTTCAACTGATAGTTACTTCACCACCATATTGGTCTATAAAAAACTATGGAAAAGAAAATCAAATCGGATATGGCCAGACACTTCATGAGTATTTAAAAGACTTATATAGAGTCTGGAAAGAAACCTATAGGGTGTTAGAGCCTGGAAGAAGACTAATTATTAATATAGGAGACCAGTTTGCGAGGTCTATAATCTATGGCAGATATAAGATAATTCCCTTGCATGCAGAAGTAATAGCACAATGTGAAGATATTGGATTTGACTACATGGGTTCTATCATCTGGCAGAAGAAAACTACTATGAATACAACAGGTGGTGCAAATGTAATGGGCTCTTATCCTTATCCTCCGAATGGTATGATAGAAATAGATTATGAGCATATACTTATTTTCAAGAAACCTGGAAAAAGCAAAAAAGTAGATAAAGAAATTAAAGAAAAATCAAAGCTATCTAAAGAAGAATGGAAAGAATATTTTTCCGGTCATTGGTATTTTGCAGGAGCAAGACAAATAGAACATCAAGCAATGTTCCCAGAAGAATTACCAAAAAGAATAATAAAGATGTTTTCCTTTGTTGGAGAAACAGTCCTTGACCCATTTCTTGGAAGCGGAACCACTGCCAAAGTTGCTTTGGAACTAAACCGAAATGCAATTGGATACGAAATAAACGAGGATTTCTTAAAAATTATAAAACAAAAATTACCTTTTAACAGATTAGATAAGACAGATAAAAAGATAGAAATAATTAAAAGGAAAAATCTGCCAGTATTAGAGCCTGTCTATTATATTCCAAGGATAAAAGATGCAAAACCCGTTATAGAACCAGAAAAACTTAAGTTTGGAAAAAATGAATTTTATAAAGTTGTTGAAATATTAGATGATGGAAGATTGAAATTAAATACAGGACTTATAGTGAAATTTAGAGGGATTATTATTAAAAATTTAGAAGATACAATTTCATATTTAAAGCAGTACGTTTTGAAAAAAAATATTTATCTTAAATTTGATAAAGGATATAAGATGGATGATAAAGATTTTGTTGAGGCATATGTATATTTAAAAAACAAAATTTTTGTAAATGCTTATCTCTTAAAAGAGGGATTTGCTTCTGTTGATATAAATTCTGAATTTGACTTAAAGAATAAATTTATAAAATTAGCTAATTATATTAAGGTGTAG
- a CDS encoding MjaI family restriction endonuclease has protein sequence MELKIKNKEIRELLNIETPEFPKYATQIINLANQNAQATRPKVVGQMSELIKEFTGKSIEEWEKWYMEKHPEAIDEATKKIVEMINNFREVISQIDENLVRQWVRDLIIVKTFIGLKFQEAILKKIADEFKLDYKPSAPEEESKGIDGYIGNIPISLKPISYKQKEMLPEEIAIDIVYYEKKRDELRIIIPPQLEEKLWQLSNKL, from the coding sequence ATGGAATTGAAAATAAAAAATAAGGAAATTAGAGAACTTTTAAATATAGAAACTCCCGAATTCCCCAAATATGCAACCCAAATCATAAATCTTGCAAATCAAAATGCCCAAGCAACAAGGCCTAAAGTTGTAGGACAGATGAGCGAATTAATAAAAGAATTTACAGGTAAATCCATTGAAGAATGGGAAAAATGGTATATGGAAAAACATCCGGAAGCTATAGATGAGGCGACGAAGAAAATTGTAGAAATGATTAATAATTTTAGGGAAGTTATTAGCCAAATAGATGAAAATTTAGTTCGTCAATGGGTTAGGGATTTAATAATTGTTAAAACATTTATTGGATTGAAATTTCAAGAAGCGATTTTAAAGAAAATTGCTGATGAATTTAAATTAGATTACAAACCTTCAGCCCCTGAAGAAGAAAGCAAAGGGATTGATGGATATATAGGAAATATACCTATTAGTCTAAAGCCAATCAGTTACAAACAAAAAGAAATGTTGCCGGAAGAAATAGCTATAGATATTGTTTATTATGAAAAGAAAAGAGATGAATTAAGAATTATAATTCCTCCACAGTTAGAAGAAAAGCTTTGGCAGTTGAGTAATAAATTATAA
- a CDS encoding aminotransferase class I/II-fold pyridoxal phosphate-dependent enzyme produces the protein MGRLDKIKPFIVMDIVREAAKFKDTIHFEIGEPDLQPPAAVWEIAEKAVKDRLNHYTESLGLPQLREKISEFYLHKYGVEISPSRIALTVGTSGAFLVAYSILLDDGDKIALPDPSYPCYKNFAHILDIDPVLIPAGKETDYQLTVDVLSKYKNIKAVHISSPANPIGNLYSEKNLKELAEYCQKNNIYFISDEIYHGLVYEGKEHTALEFSDRAIVINGFSKYFCMPGFRLGWIILPEELIRKAEIVMQNVFISPPTISQYAALGAFDYQHLEENRKVFLERRNFLYLQLKEIFEIDALPQGAFYIWANIEKYSSNSFEFARELLEKIHVAVTPGVDFGNYKTDKYIRFAYTRDINHMKEGIERLKEYLKS, from the coding sequence ATGGGTAGACTGGATAAAATTAAGCCTTTTATTGTTATGGACATAGTTCGGGAGGCTGCGAAATTTAAGGATACTATTCACTTTGAGATAGGAGAACCTGACCTTCAGCCCCCTGCAGCTGTATGGGAAATAGCAGAAAAAGCCGTTAAAGACAGGCTAAATCATTACACAGAAAGTTTAGGCTTACCTCAGTTAAGGGAAAAAATATCTGAGTTCTATCTGCATAAATATGGTGTTGAGATATCACCTTCCAGAATTGCCCTCACAGTTGGAACCTCAGGTGCATTTCTCGTTGCTTATTCAATACTTCTTGACGACGGAGATAAGATAGCTTTGCCTGACCCATCTTATCCATGCTATAAGAACTTTGCACATATTCTTGATATAGACCCTGTTTTAATACCTGCCGGAAAAGAAACAGATTATCAGCTCACCGTTGATGTTCTTTCAAAATACAAAAATATAAAAGCAGTCCATATCTCATCTCCAGCTAATCCAATTGGAAATTTATACTCAGAAAAAAATCTGAAAGAGCTTGCTGAATATTGTCAAAAAAATAACATATATTTTATCTCAGATGAAATATATCACGGACTTGTTTATGAAGGAAAAGAACATACAGCCCTTGAATTTTCAGACAGGGCAATTGTGATTAATGGGTTTTCAAAATATTTCTGTATGCCCGGTTTTAGACTTGGATGGATAATACTACCTGAGGAGCTTATAAGAAAAGCTGAAATAGTTATGCAAAATGTTTTTATATCTCCACCAACTATAAGCCAGTATGCAGCTTTAGGAGCCTTTGATTATCAGCATTTAGAAGAAAACCGAAAAGTTTTCCTTGAAAGAAGAAATTTCCTGTATTTACAGCTAAAAGAAATATTTGAGATAGATGCTCTTCCTCAAGGGGCATTTTACATCTGGGCTAATATAGAGAAATATTCTTCTAACTCTTTTGAATTTGCCAGAGAACTGCTGGAAAAAATCCATGTGGCAGTCACTCCGGGCGTTGATTTTGGTAATTACAAAACAGATAAATACATAAGATTTGCATACACCAGAGATATAAACCACATGAAAGAAGGAATTGAAAGACTAAAAGAATATTTAAAATCCTAA
- the thiO gene encoding glycine oxidase ThiO — MKGIIIGGGIIGLSIARELHKNGYEIAIIETLKIGRGASWTAGGMLAPQAEGLEPGDFLNFCLDSRDMYDSFVRDIERDTHQEVGYWKCGILCPAFSEEEETELKKRIEKYKQLELTGKWLDRKELEDIYPSLGKEIRGAALFPDDAQVDNRLLMIALEKYIRSNRIELHEFTKAEKIIHFNGKFVGVKTNKSIIEGDFCVIAAGAWTDMLYKSHVFPIKGEMAAIDISPKDINRIIFSSRAYLIPRKDYKRLVIGATEEMVGFKDGNTVKGLMQLFNGLKDTLPHLINQNIQETWFGYRPATPDFLPVIGKTDIKNLYVATGHYRNGILLAPATAKIMFDLIDKNIESFYLEKFSIKRFREGNG, encoded by the coding sequence ATGAAAGGAATTATTATCGGTGGAGGAATTATCGGATTATCTATAGCCAGAGAGCTCCATAAAAATGGTTATGAAATAGCAATTATTGAAACTCTGAAAATAGGAAGAGGTGCTTCCTGGACTGCCGGTGGAATGCTGGCACCTCAGGCAGAAGGATTAGAACCTGGGGACTTCCTTAATTTTTGTTTAGATAGCCGTGATATGTATGACAGCTTTGTAAGAGATATAGAAAGGGATACCCATCAGGAAGTTGGATACTGGAAATGTGGAATATTATGCCCTGCCTTTTCAGAAGAAGAGGAAACCGAACTCAAAAAAAGAATTGAAAAATATAAACAGCTTGAATTAACAGGAAAATGGCTGGATAGAAAAGAGTTGGAAGATATCTATCCCTCCCTTGGAAAAGAAATCAGGGGAGCAGCTTTATTCCCAGATGATGCACAGGTTGATAACAGGTTATTGATGATTGCCCTTGAAAAATATATTCGCTCAAACAGGATTGAACTTCATGAATTTACCAAAGCAGAAAAAATAATTCATTTTAATGGTAAATTTGTTGGAGTAAAGACAAACAAAAGTATAATTGAAGGGGATTTTTGTGTTATAGCTGCCGGTGCCTGGACGGATATGCTTTATAAAAGTCATGTTTTCCCAATAAAAGGAGAAATGGCTGCTATAGATATTTCTCCTAAAGATATAAATAGAATTATCTTTAGTTCACGAGCTTACCTTATACCAAGAAAGGATTACAAAAGGCTTGTAATAGGTGCAACCGAAGAAATGGTAGGGTTTAAAGATGGTAATACAGTAAAAGGATTGATGCAATTATTTAACGGACTAAAGGATACTCTTCCCCATTTAATAAACCAAAATATTCAGGAAACATGGTTTGGATATAGACCGGCAACACCTGACTTCTTACCGGTAATTGGGAAAACCGACATAAAAAATCTTTATGTAGCAACAGGGCATTACAGAAATGGAATTCTTCTTGCCCCTGCAACTGCAAAAATAATGTTTGACCTTATAGACAAAAATATAGAAAGTTTTTATCTGGAAAAATTTTCTATAAAGAGGTTTAGAGAAGGAAATGGGTAG
- a CDS encoding MBL fold metallo-hydrolase yields the protein MKNTITFLGTGGGRVVVFRQIRHSGGLWLNLEGVNILIDPGPGSLVRIFEQGFDTRDIDIIVVSHRHLDHSADLNSILESASESKKKPKDVLVAPIDVVEGEDPILLKYLRDAVSQYIQLNEKTDFEYEGIKIKGRVKHIHPGAETYGIEFHSGNKKVVYVPCGKFYEGMLEGYSENADLMIFNTTFPHRTEKYYHLSADDVELMLERYRPKKAVITHFSLAMLKEEPDKIAAKLQRKTNIPVIAAYDGMKIEI from the coding sequence TTGAAAAATACAATAACATTTTTAGGCACTGGTGGTGGTAGAGTTGTTGTCTTTAGACAGATAAGGCATTCAGGAGGACTGTGGCTCAATCTGGAAGGAGTTAATATCCTGATTGACCCTGGTCCCGGTAGTTTGGTAAGGATATTTGAACAGGGATTTGACACAAGAGATATAGATATTATAGTTGTATCTCACCGACATCTTGACCATTCTGCAGACCTTAACTCCATTTTAGAGTCTGCATCAGAAAGCAAGAAAAAACCAAAAGATGTTCTTGTTGCTCCTATTGATGTTGTAGAAGGAGAAGACCCAATATTACTAAAATATCTCAGGGATGCAGTTTCCCAATATATTCAGCTTAATGAAAAAACAGATTTTGAATATGAAGGCATAAAAATAAAAGGCAGGGTAAAACATATACACCCCGGTGCTGAAACCTACGGTATAGAGTTTCATTCTGGCAACAAAAAGGTCGTATATGTTCCATGTGGAAAATTTTATGAAGGAATGCTTGAAGGATATTCTGAAAATGCTGACCTTATGATTTTTAACACAACTTTTCCCCACAGAACAGAAAAGTATTACCACTTATCTGCTGATGATGTTGAACTGATGCTTGAAAGATACAGACCTAAAAAAGCCGTAATTACACATTTTAGCCTTGCCATGCTCAAAGAAGAACCTGACAAAATTGCAGCCAAACTGCAAAGAAAAACAAATATCCCGGTAATAGCAGCCTACGATGGAATGAAGATAGAAATTTAG
- a CDS encoding SDR family NAD(P)-dependent oxidoreductase gives MEIKNKNILITGSAKRIGKEIALYLGKEGANIVIHYKTSQKEAREVVNTLQSYGVQAIALQADLEKTQEAINLAQEAIKHFGHIDVLVNNASIYYPVELEKITEEDLDRFYNVHVKSVFFLSRELGKTMYKRKKGKIINISDYSALRPYKDYTAYTISKGAMLTLTRAFAKEFAPYVLVNAILPGPIVPPPEYEDIETPLKKTLIKRWAGEQEIAKAVEFLIKSDFVTGSFIPVEGGRLIC, from the coding sequence ATGGAAATAAAAAATAAAAATATTTTGATAACAGGTAGTGCAAAAAGAATAGGTAAAGAAATCGCCCTTTATCTTGGGAAAGAAGGGGCAAATATTGTAATTCATTACAAAACCTCACAAAAAGAAGCCCGGGAAGTTGTAAACACACTTCAAAGTTATGGTGTCCAAGCTATTGCCCTTCAAGCTGACCTTGAAAAAACTCAGGAAGCCATCAATCTTGCACAAGAAGCCATTAAACACTTTGGACATATAGATGTGCTGGTTAATAATGCCTCCATATACTATCCAGTAGAACTGGAGAAAATAACAGAAGAAGATTTAGACCGATTTTATAATGTCCACGTAAAATCTGTATTTTTTCTCTCCAGAGAGCTTGGGAAAACAATGTACAAAAGAAAAAAAGGTAAAATAATAAATATCTCCGATTATAGTGCCCTTAGACCTTACAAAGATTATACTGCTTATACTATATCTAAGGGTGCTATGCTAACCCTTACAAGAGCTTTTGCAAAAGAATTTGCCCCCTATGTCCTCGTAAATGCAATACTACCAGGTCCTATAGTCCCACCTCCAGAATACGAAGACATAGAAACTCCTTTGAAAAAAACATTGATAAAAAGATGGGCAGGAGAGCAGGAAATAGCAAAAGCTGTTGAATTTCTAATAAAATCAGATTTTGTAACAGGTTCTTTTATACCAGTTGAAGGAGGAAGATTGATTTGTTGA
- a CDS encoding RAMP superfamily CRISPR-associated protein: MGWYKLIFKQKQPIHVGSAKWGVVNETDIFIPGSTMWGALTNTYLQAKKDEIKKIDEKEYENNLKKIGEYFVKISNFFPSFDGKDVLQPTYRKGEFGYLIPDKKEFLPEDKFRFYFVDTLVQTAIEPITRHAKDESLHEIDYILPKPKQNLEYFKDNLYWVGIIYIDDNKLENFLKGVKNIFIGADVRYGYGELELIECSSLEDNDKDNNKSFWWIDNTDKIKIKANEPSPYFIETKNKLELEGEVLLIPDMDFRGGTPKLIEAKFFASIGSKIKNSIENLELSKGKLLLKK, encoded by the coding sequence ATGGGATGGTATAAGCTTATTTTTAAACAAAAACAGCCTATACATGTAGGGTCAGCTAAATGGGGAGTGGTCAATGAAACAGATATATTTATTCCCGGCTCTACAATGTGGGGAGCTTTAACAAATACATATTTGCAAGCCAAAAAAGATGAGATAAAGAAAATAGATGAAAAGGAATATGAAAACAACTTAAAGAAAATAGGAGAATATTTTGTAAAAATCTCCAATTTTTTCCCAAGTTTTGATGGAAAAGATGTGTTGCAACCTACCTATCGGAAAGGAGAATTTGGATATCTAATACCAGATAAAAAAGAATTTCTACCTGAAGATAAATTTAGATTTTATTTTGTTGATACTTTAGTCCAGACAGCTATAGAACCAATAACAAGGCATGCAAAAGATGAAAGTTTACACGAGATTGATTATATACTTCCTAAACCAAAGCAAAATTTAGAATATTTTAAAGATAATCTTTATTGGGTAGGGATTATTTATATTGACGATAATAAATTAGAAAACTTTTTAAAAGGCGTAAAAAATATTTTTATAGGTGCAGATGTTAGATATGGATACGGAGAGTTAGAGCTCATAGAGTGTAGTTCTCTTGAAGATAATGATAAAGATAATAATAAAAGCTTTTGGTGGATAGATAATACAGATAAAATTAAAATAAAAGCAAATGAACCCTCTCCTTATTTCATAGAAACCAAAAATAAATTAGAATTAGAAGGAGAAGTTCTTCTTATACCAGATATGGATTTTAGAGGGGGAACCCCTAAACTAATTGAGGCAAAATTTTTCGCTTCTATAGGAAGTAAGATTAAAAATTCTATAGAAAATTTAGAACTATCCAAAGGCAAATTACTCCTAAAGAAATAA